GCAGATATCGGTTTCATGGACCAAGAATCGGTCCAGCCGATCCGTGGAGCTCACCTGGAGCTGCCGACCATCGCAGAAGGCCCCGCCACCCCGGGTCGCCCAATAGGTCTTGCCCAGCGCGGGAAAGCGGATGACCCCCAACTCCGGCTGGCCGTCCGCACCGCGCAGGCCAATGGAAATTCCGTATTCGGAGAGTCCCCGCGAGTAGTTCACGGTCCCGTCGATGGGATCCACCACCCAGACCAAACCGGAAGTTCCGGGAATGTCGGTCCCTTCCTCTCCCAAGAATCCGTCCTCCGGGAACTTTTCCAGCAGGGCGGTCCGGATCAATTTTTCAGCGGCTTCATCCGCCTCCGTCACCAAGTCCAGATGCCCCTTTTCCTTGACGAAAAAGCCTTCTTTCTGGAACTTGAGCACCTCTTCCCCCGCCGCGAGGGCGATCTCCAGGGCGGCGGAAAGATGGGCATCCAACAGGATGGGATTTCTGGATGACATGGCCGTAACCTACCCCCGGACCGCGAAATTGGCTGACCAATCGCTCCAGATCCCCGGAATCGGGGCGCTGGGGGTGGCCAATGCCCCACGGCGATGTATGTTACCATTGAATAGTTGATAAAGATTCTCAACCATAACCCAAGGAGCTAAACATGCCGCACACTGTACCCGCCCTCCCCTACGCCCCCAACGCCTTGGCCCCGATCATCTCGGAAGAGACGATCACCTACCACTACGGCAAGCACCATGCCGCCTACGCCACCAACCTCAACGGCTTGCTGGAAGGCACCGGGCTGGAGAACCTGACCTTGGATCAGCTCCTGGCTTCCCAGGACAAGTGGCCGGAAGCCAAGAAGGCCGGCATCTACAACAACGCCGCCCAGGTCTGGAACCACACCTTCTATTGGGAATCCCTCACGCCCGGTGGATCCAAGCCCTCCGCCGAGCTTTCCGCCGCCATCGACAAGGCTTTCGGGTCGTTCGACGAATTCAAGAAGAAGTTCGTGGCCGACTCCGTGGGCAATTTTGGATCCGCCTGGACTTGGCTGGTCAAGAAGGCCGACGGCTCCCTGGCCATCGAGAAGACCTCCAACGCCGTGATCGCCTCCACCGGAACGCCGTTGTTGGTGATCGACGTGTGGGAACACGCCTACTATATCGATTACCGCAACCTGCGCCAGAAGTACGCGGAATCGCTGTTTGAAATCTGGAACTGGGCCAAGGCTTCGGAGCGCTTCAAGGCCTGATCGCAAGATTTTTCCGAACCTTCGATGCCATCGGCCCTTTACCGGTTCGATGGCATTTTTGTTCGGCGTCTTCGTGTGGAAAGTGGCATCTTCTAGTCCACCATGCTCCTTCGCAACCCCATGTTCCGGTTCTGCCTCCTGCTTTTCAGCCTTTCCCTCTTCGGATGGGGATTCTCGGTGGTCCGAGCCTCGCACAAGACTTCATTGGCTTGGACCTCAGACGAATGTCCCAGCACCGTGAAAATCGATGACGAGCCCTCCTCGAGCGAGGTGCAAGACGACGAAAGACCAACTCGCAAGGGGATGACCTGGGGGAAGAACTACCGAGACACGGTATTGGACATCGACCTGTTGGGGTGCTGGGCTCACACCCCGGAGGGGGCTGCGGTCGGATGCGACGCCTACAAAGGCGACACCCCGTGTGCATCCAGCCTTCCAATCCTGTGCATCAAGGTGGATGGCACGCCGCGACCAGCCTATGACATTCATTACCCATCCAAGGACAATCAAGCCTACTACGGCGGGTGGCTGAACGGCACAGCGACTCTCAGCCCGCCTGTTCCCGGTACCCGACTGACCTCGCGGAAGGCTGCAGACAAAATCTGCAAAGAATCGCTGGGCGAGGGATGGCGCATGGCCGAGCACCACGACGGCTGGTTCATCAACGGCATGAGCTCCAAGCAATATCACCATGGGAATTGGAGCGACACGAAGCAAGATCGCGGAGGCTGGAATTTCTACGCCTACACGAAGAACATTCCCGCTACCGGTCGGTATTGGGTAGCCATCGACGACCAGACGGCCAACTGCTGGGATTGAGTTCGCCCTCGATTTGTGCGTCTGACCACCATTGAGTAAAACCCCACCAGCCGCAAGGCTGGTGGGGTTTTGGCCTTTTGGCCCGCTTTCGACCGTCAACAAGGTCTTAGCGGAAGGCCAGGTTTCCTGTCAGGTACATGATGGCCAGAATCAGCAGGATCAAGCCGGCAGGCGACATGCCCAGCCAACCGTATCTGCTGTATCCCCATCCACCTCCGCCAATCGCCATGAGAATCAGGATCACAATCAGGACGGTCAACATGCAGCTTCCTCCGTATGGTTGCGGTTCATTTTGAACTCTTGATCGTCAGGCCGTTGCGAACGGACCGGACGCCTTCCACTCCCCAGGCAACCCAGGAGGCTTGGGCGCTGACCACGATGGAGGGAACCTCTCCGGTCAGCGAGACCACACCGGCATTGGAGACCACGCCGATGTCCGCGGTCTTGAGCCGCGAATCGTTCATCAGATCGGCATCCCGGTCGATCTGGGACCGCACTCGGGCCGTGATCGAATCGTCGATCACCTCGACGGCTGCTTGCCTGGACGGCCTGACCACCTGCAGGTCGTCTTCGACCTTCTTCACGCCTTCCATGGCCTTGGCGATCTGCCGGGCGGCATCCTTGGCGGCCTGGTCGTCGACCTTGCCACGAAGCATCATGGTGCCATTGGTGGTCTCCACGCTCACTTGACGGCCCTTCACGCGCCCATCGGCCGCCAGGGCGATCTTCATCTTCGCGGTCAGCCAGGAATCGCTCACGGGATCCTCGCTCTTGTGTTTGGCCGCATAGACAGGCGAAGCCAGAAGGCTTCCGCCAAGGATCAAAGTGGCGCCGATGGTCTTGAGGTAGCGATTGTTCATTGGTTTTCCCGATCTTTCCGTTTTGACAATTTTTGAACTCTTGGAAGCGTTTGCTGCACCCGACGGCTTTTTCATCGAGCGAGGGTCCGGACACGACCCCAGACCGCATCGACCGCTCCGCCGACCTGGTTCCACTTTTCGACAAGCTCGACCTTGCCCGCTTCCCATGCGTCGATGGCCATGTTTTCCAGCCCGCGCAGATGGCCTTTCCCGGCCTGGAGCAACTTTTCCATCTCGCTGAATTCCAGCCAGATGTTCCGTTTGATGTCCTCTCCCGCTTTTTCCGCCATTTCCTTGATGGCGTCGCGGCGAAGACCCCATTGCCGGAACTGGTCTTCCATCCGGACTTGATATTCCAACCTGGTCAAGTGCATACCTCCCCCGTTTACCGAGCTTGCGATCACGCCCACGCCCCCTCTGCGAACCAACGCGAGGGATGCCGAGTGCGCGACAATTTCTGCTTTCGACGAGAACTTCGATACGCAACAGGCGTGCCATCGGACATCCTCACCCTTGTACGGCTTCCACCTGGGCTTCTGGAGCCAGCGATGGCGCCACTCCTTCAAAATGAAGCCTGGAAAGGATCAGACTGATGGCCAGCGAAGATGTACAATCGACGGATGCGCTGATTCCACCATCTCCTCGGGTTCCCAATGATCGTATCCCTCTTGTTCTGCCTCTGGTCGGGTCCGGACTCCGTCTCCCGGCTTCCGACCCAGATCCATTGGCTGGCCAACACCTCCGGACGCCCGGAAAACCATGTCCAGAACTTCCTGGAAGACATGGACGTGGTCTACCTGAACAGCCACCAGTTTCCAAGTCCGCTGGTGCTCACCAAAAGCTTCTGGGACGAAGGTCACACACCCAACGCGGCCTACCACCAGGGAAACCGGATCGACAAAAACTGGTGGTTGGATTCCACCGATTCGAAAACCGCGCGTACGGGGAGGGACACCTGCCGGATCCGGAACTTCTACGGCAGGGCTTTTTTGTACAAACTGGCTCCGGCACCGAGCCAAGGCGACAGTGTTCCGTACATCGCCTGCTCGGACAGCACGTTCATCCGGACCGTGGAAGACCCGACCGCCGTGGCCTTCGATCGACAAGGCCGTCTGTTGGTCGCCGACAACGGACCGGACCAGAACGTGAAGATCTTCCAGCGCGAGGGCACCCGCTGGAGCTTGTTCCGGACCTTCGGAACCAAGGGAGGCGTGTTCGCGGGACCCGTGCGCGGCGCGTACGGTGACCACCGCTTCTGGGGCATCCGTGGCTTGGGAGTGGACAGCGCCGGGAACGTCTACGTTGGCAACACGGGCATCCCCATGCAGACCATGGGAGGCACGGACATTCGCGTGTTCTCGGGCGCGGATTCCTCGCTCTTGTGGCAGGTCCAAGGGTTGTCGTTCGTCAATTCCGCCGACGCGCAGGTGGGCTCCGACGGCACGTCCATCCATTTGAATGCGAAGCGGTTTTCCATGGATTGGAGCCTGCCTCCCGGCAAGTCCTGGAAGCTGGCCGGAGTCACCCTGGACCCTTTTCGGTTCCCCGACGACATCCGACTGCAATCGCCAACGGAATCTGTCTGGATGCGCAAGATTGGCGGCAAGGATTTCCTGTTCGCTTCGCCCATGCGCGCGGGCTATGTGGCGGTTTTCCGATTCCTGCCGGGCGAGGAGATCGCGGCTCCCTGCGCCGTGTTCTTCGCGGGAACCCGTTCCGTGAACCACTGGATGGACACCTTGCTGGCTCCCGTCGATGCCACCACCCCGCTGATCCGGCGCGCGGCTTGGCAAGACGACAACGGCGACGGACGGGTGCAACGCGCGGAGCTTGCCTCCTTCGATGTGACCTATCCGTACATCAAGGGCATCGATGTGGCCGACGACGGCACCATCCGTTTCGGAGGCCGCGGCATCACCGTGATCCCCTGCCTGGGATTGGATGCCAACGGTTCTCCGCGCTGGGATCTCAAGAACATCCGGAAGGAGCGCGTGCCGTTCACGGAAGGCAACGGCGACGCGTTTCGGCTGCGCTATTTCAAGGACCTGGACCGCATGCTGATCGCCGGGGGCACCACCCAGTTCCCGAGCTTCATCCAGGTCTACGAGAATTGGTCGGATTCCGTCAAGCGGACTTCCAGAAGGATCGAGATCCCGTTTCTGGACAGCGGCTCCGGGGTCGTCCCGCGTCTGGACGTGAACACCTACGACATGCTTTTGCCCGCAGGCATGGCGGCGGACACCGAATTCGCCTACATCGCCTATGGAGACCGGGGCCCCAATACCCTCTGCATCGACGTCGAAGGAACGCGCGGTGCCAAGGGATCGGTCATGAAATGTCGGGGCGAGATCCTGGTGTTCGAATTGGCCACAGGCCGGCGGATGGGATCGCTCGCTCCGGATTCAAGTGTGGGGTGGTACGCGGGAGCGACCGATCTCAACCACCCGATCAACGTGGCCGTGCGCGACAACGGAGAACGGATCGTGCTGGCCGAAGAAGACGGCAAAGGCAAGATCTTCGCCTACCGCTGGTGCCCGCCGGGTAAGGCTTGCGAGAAGCTGGGGACCAAGGCCCGGCATACCCTCACGCACCCTCGATGCATCCTGGAAGGAAACCGGCTTCGGATCGAGGGGCTGGCGCCGGGTGCCTCCACGCATCTGCGTCTGCGGGATCCTCGAGGTCGGGTCCTGTCGAGCACGGCGTCCGAAGGGCCGACCGCCACTCTTTCCCGTCCTGCCGGGCGTGGGGTTTTCGTGGTGGAATGGAGCTCGGATGGGATGGCAGGCAACCTGGTGACCGCGATGCCCTGAGCCCTCGAAACCACGATTCGCGAAGGGACGTGCTCTGTCCCTTTCAGAACACGATCTCGAAACCGATCTTTCCCAGACCGTTTTCGTTGTCGTGGGGATTTTGATCCAGCGGAATCCAACGGGCATAGCCGCCCACGATGTTGTTCTTGCCCAAGAGGTACATGTGGGTGGACAGGCTCCATTTCTGGTCGATCCGCCCGGTGCTGGCGCGCCAGAAGTGCGGCTCCACGTCCTGGAAGAATCCAAAAGGCCCCACGCTTCCCAACCGCAAGCGCGCCAATCCGAAAACTTCCTGGCGGAAGTCGTGGTTCTGCCCGATCCACACGGAACGGCCTCCATACAGAAATTGTCCAAAGTCCAAGCGCCCATCCAGGCGCAAGGACGGGAACGCTCCGGCCTTGCGGTAGCTGTCCACGAAGTGGTCGTGGTAGGCGCCCTTGGTGCCGGCGCCGATCTGGAAGCTGTTCCACCACACCGATCCATTGGCTTCCGGCCGGGACACGGTGTGGACGCACTCGTGCAGCAGGAGCCCCGAGATCTGCCACGA
This DNA window, taken from Fibrobacterota bacterium, encodes the following:
- a CDS encoding inositol monophosphatase is translated as MSSRNPILLDAHLSAALEIALAAGEEVLKFQKEGFFVKEKGHLDLVTEADEAAEKLIRTALLEKFPEDGFLGEEGTDIPGTSGLVWVVDPIDGTVNYSRGLSEYGISIGLRGADGQPELGVIRFPALGKTYWATRGGGAFCDGRQLQVSSTDRLDRFLVHETDICRTDSPATYQRKILKAHLPLLEKVMRWRISGAAVHDLCLLAEGKIDVYLIDQFHEWDVLAGWAIVREAGGELMAQSGEDATCQSPSIVFHNGKCREEIVKALRVPRRA
- a CDS encoding DUF3309 family protein, with protein sequence MLTVLIVILILMAIGGGGWGYSRYGWLGMSPAGLILLILAIMYLTGNLAFR
- a CDS encoding superoxide dismutase, translating into MPHTVPALPYAPNALAPIISEETITYHYGKHHAAYATNLNGLLEGTGLENLTLDQLLASQDKWPEAKKAGIYNNAAQVWNHTFYWESLTPGGSKPSAELSAAIDKAFGSFDEFKKKFVADSVGNFGSAWTWLVKKADGSLAIEKTSNAVIASTGTPLLVIDVWEHAYYIDYRNLRQKYAESLFEIWNWAKASERFKA
- a CDS encoding BON domain-containing protein, translated to MNNRYLKTIGATLILGGSLLASPVYAAKHKSEDPVSDSWLTAKMKIALAADGRVKGRQVSVETTNGTMMLRGKVDDQAAKDAARQIAKAMEGVKKVEDDLQVVRPSRQAAVEVIDDSITARVRSQIDRDADLMNDSRLKTADIGVVSNAGVVSLTGEVPSIVVSAQASWVAWGVEGVRSVRNGLTIKSSK